In Papaver somniferum cultivar HN1 unplaced genomic scaffold, ASM357369v1 unplaced-scaffold_117, whole genome shotgun sequence, the DNA window tttcctataaatacaactcgaaaaatatcTTTAAACACACAATAAAAAGCGGGTGATATTGTGTCTTCTTTTTTATCATCTTCTCGTTTTGTTTGCACGTGAGTTTTACATTCAATCCCTGTTGctaagttcaagagtgggtaacttgtattgtgctaatacaagttatatctggaagtcttatcctggacacatcttcgcacgttggggtttagcataacttcagagtatacccgcgaactaatgtgttaaggaaagcttgttgaacctgtgattttgcTCTCATCAAGCGTTCATGGTAGAGTTGTTTATACATTtctttatatatattattttatacatttgacgtttcttctattattACAAGATCCCAACATTTTTTATAGTAAAGTAACCATTCCCCATGCGCCAAAAATGTGCTCGTAACTGAACAAAAACGAAGAAGATCAAGTCGTAGAATTAGTCAGGGGATCTTTACCAAAAGTGTGATTGATTTCCAAAACTCTTTCAAAAATGGACCTTTTTTGCAAATCTTCCAAACATAAGGAGTTTGACCGGTCCTCGAACATATATGTCCCTATCTTTTATGGAAATACCTAGTTTTGTCCTCAGATGCGTAGATATCAGGTAAGAATGTGTAGATATCAGGTAAGGATGTGTAGATATCAGAAACATGGATGCGTAGACATCAGGTAAGGATGTGTAGGCATCCAAAATCTAGACAAAAAAGTTATGTCCAATGTGTAGATATCCATGCTTCTAATGTCTACATATTGGACATCAGGCTATAATGTGTAGACATCGGGATATAAGGTGTAGACATCGGGCTTAATGTGTAGACATCAGGCTATAAACGGGTATTTTAGGTATTAAGTAAATTCAGTCACATTTTTGAAAGATTTACGCGGTCAACCACACATTTGGAAGATTTTGGGAAATCAATCCCACCCGTGGTAATTTCCTCATTAGTCTTTTACAATTTGCGTCGACATAGAAACATATTGACAATTTCTCAAAAGAGAATTTTGCATCACCAGTAAAAACAAAGAAGAGATCAAGTCTTGCTGTCTATATACATATTGAATTAGTAGTGGTTAAGACACATCAATCCCGTTGCCCCTTAGAATTAGTAGCGgttgcataaataaattagaCTGTTGAAATTTATACCTTCTAATATTTTTATTACTTTAGTACGAGTTGGTGGAAAAATGCTAACAGATTTTACTTCTGATTCTTGGGTATATATTAGCACTTGATGATTTTATTATCTTACTAAAGAAACAAGGGctggtaaaaaaataaataaaaattgaactCTTCTGAATACTTGTAACGATGCAAAATCAAGGGTTGCATATGACAAGTGAGACCATTTACCTCTTCAGAACCACCTTGATATTTCTCATAAAACGTGAACAGATTAGTACCCATAAAGGGTTGCTACTATAAAAAAATCCCACCGGAAAAGAAAGAGATAAACCTCTAGCATTATCATAAATTAAACTAAGCAATTGAGCAATAATGCAAGCTAATTATGTATACCAGCAAGGATAACAAAGTCAAATGAACAAAACTTCACATCAAGATGGAAATTTCGCAAACAGAAACTTTCAAaagtttctttttttatttttcaacttgAAGATTTTTAATTGAATATATAACAACATAATAAGCCTATAAATAGGAATGAGAAGTGAAGGATAAGATCACAACAAAACATCATCAGGAATACAAACGAAGATGGCAACAATGGGAGCCTCAGCGGCTTCTTCAATCACTATCTTTTTAGTGCTTTTCATATCTCTTACCTTTCCTTCTAAAACCGTAGCAAATGGCTATTTCTAcgattcaccaccaccaccaaaaccagTGTACAAGCCTGCACCAGTGTATGACCCTCCTACACCAGTTTACAAACCTCCAGTGTATACTCCTGTTTACAAGCCTCCAGTGTACAAACCTCCGGTGTACAAGCCACCTGTCTACATCCCAGTGTACAAGCCACCAGTTTACAAGCCACCAGTCTACAAGCCTCCTGTGTATAAGCCTCCTGTCTATACCCCAGTGTACAAGCCACCAGTTTACAAGCCTCCTGTGTATAAGCCTCCTGTCTACACCCCAGTGTACAAGCCACCAGTTTACAAGCCACCAGTCTACAAGCCTCCTGTGTACAAGCCTCCTGTCTACACCCCAGTATACAAGCCACCAGTCTACAAGCCTCCTGTCTATACCCCAGTGTACAAGCCACCAGTTTACAAGCCTCCTGTCTACACCCCAGTGTACAAGCCACCAGTTTACAAGCCACCAGTCTACAAGCCTCCTGTGTACAAGCCTCCTGTCTACACCCCAGTATACAAGCCACCAGTCTACAAGCCTCCTGTCTATACCCCAGTGTACAAGCCACCAGTTTACAAGCCTCCTGTCTACACCCCAGTGTACAATCCACCAGTTTACAAGCCACCAGTCTACAAGCCTCCTGTGTACAAGCCTCCTGTCTACACCCCAGTATACAAGCCACCAGTTTACAAGCCTCCTGTGTATAAGCCTCCGGTTTACAAGCCACCAGTTTACAAGCCTCCAGTATACACCCCAACCTACAAGCCCCCAGTGTACAAGCCTCCCGTTTACAAGCCTCCAGTATACAAACCTCCTGTGTACACTCCAACTTACAAACCCCCGGTTTACAAGCCCCCCGTTTACAAACCTCCTGTCTACAAGCCACCAGTTTACAAACCTCCGGTATATACCCCAACTTACAAGCCCCCCGTTTACAAGCCTCCAGTTTACAAGCCTCCCACCCCTATTTACTAAGAACTGGTGGACACCTCCACTTACCCTAATTCATGATCCTATCACCACCACTCACCTTCTACAAATCACCGTCCACCCGCTCTAGTTTTCAAGACTTCAATAATTTATGAAGCATCTCGATCTCGATCAATATAGATCAAGTATAAGAAATACGAACATATAGagatgtttcattttattttataagtAATTTATTTATGTGTCATGTGTAAGTTCGAGCCATTGAAGCTCCATGTTGCAATAATTTCATATATTTTCTATTGCTGGAAATTATGAGCTTTGTATTTACATTTTGTTAGAATTTGAATGAAAGTGATttcagaaaaagaagaaaaggtttACTGTATTTGCTATTACATAATTGAGAAGATGAATCATCGTCAACAAATTTTGATAAATTTTCAGAGAGGTATTTTCTCATAAGCGTACAAATATTTCTTCAGAAGTTCTTGGTTCATTTTTCACTGAAATAACGAGTTACCTATGTAAGGTGATACTACTGTTCATTTTTCACTGAAATGAAGAGTTACCTATGAAAGACCATTCTCTATAAAAGAAGAGGCTGATAAAAGAACGAGAAGCCTCTTCAGAGGAAATGACGCTTAACACCTGATTGCACTGCCTTCAAATCATTATACGACGTTGGAATACACCTTGACCAAGCAACGAACCTAGTTATGCGAAATACAGTCCAACTCGCAACCTAGGGAATAACATTCCAACTCTACAAGAGCACCCTGTTGGGAAAACTGCGGAAACAGTAAAGTCCGAAGCACAGTTTATATTGATTATTTTAGCTCTATAGGGGGTGCAACACTGCTAAACTGGAATccaacaaaaggaaataatatttcAACATCATAAATAGTTCTCTGCATTTCAGAACTACCACCTCCCATTGAAATCTACAACCGTAGTGGCGTAGTCTATTACTCATTACAAGCACACTCCAACCCAAAGGCATCTCGGTCTGATATATATTTACTCATTCGGTCACTCCCGTCCCCACACCACCGGGTCCAATTTAGCAGCCAACTCCAACCAAAAGGCCATCCTTGTCCAATATTTAGGCCAGTTCAATCGGTATATAGGTCCAACCTAATGCTGTTGTGAATGCTAGTAAAGATACAAAATCAATGGTTTCAGTGGGAGAATCAGGTGGGACAAATAGAGTCGATTGCCCTCGATTATCATCTGGCTCCTTTATGTTGGCTCTTTGCTACCCAAGGCTATAGTATGTTCTAATTGTTGGACTGTTCATTCATTCAAGCGGTACATGATCTGGGTTCATAATTCCTTTTAAACAAAATTATCTTTCAATTCGATGATTGATTACCTAATGCAGTTAGGTTTCTCCCTCTTTAGACTTTAATCGGCAAAACCACCTTCACAGATTCTCATAGAACATGCACAACTATGGCTAAGTACATGCACACATAATGGCACCATCATGCACCAATATGGCTTAGAACCTGAACAAATATGGCATACTTGGCTATTATAAAAATCCCATTACAGAAGGAGGAGATAGAACCAGCAGCATTATCacaggaaaaaaaattaaaccaatcGAGCAATTATTAGTGTATGCCAGCATGGAAAACCAAGTCAAATGATAAAAACACCAACACATGGTGATGGAAGTTTCGCAAGAAGAATCTTTCAATAGTTTCTTATCCTTTTCATTTAATTTTTATCAACTTGGAGATTTTATATGTTGAAAAGTTGAAAAATTCATTGAAAATAATTTCGTGTGGCAAATTATACTACCTCCGTATCAGAAAAATTGATATTTTTCACTTTttcaaatttgtttatttttaaacaaaaattaaaaactaaagatACCACTTTTCCTAGAACCAAGGTTGTATTCCTTTATGACTTTTGATATGAATTTATTGTATTGTGTATCCAAACACCCTTTAAAAATTTAGAGAGAATTTATGATAATTTATTTAACGaagtaaattatttttatttccgacTCCAAAAATTAGTTGAGCTTCTAAATACCAAAAAACAAGCTTTAGGATTTTCCAGCATAGTTTACGCAGTAATTTTCTACCACGAATACATATATAACAGGTAGCACCGAGATTAACTATATAATGTTGACTATTCCGTCTGTATCCATTTTGACTCGTCaaatttctagtgtcttggtAATATGCCTCTACTCATCCATAGGTTTCCTGAcatcaaataaaagtacaaatatatatatatatatatatatatatatatatatatatatatatatatatatatattaaaagtaACTATGCTGATATCACATGGTCCCGTCATGTCAAATTAAACCCATTGCGCCATCCACTCATACTCAGGAAGAATCTTGTACAGGTATCTGCCTTCAATCGATATATCCTACAAAATGTGGCACTGTCATGTAAGTATCACCAATGCTACTTTAATAATCAAATACCATGGAGGATGTTTTACGTGGGTATAAATATTCATATCGAGACTTGGAGAATCATGTTCTTTCTTATAAGTTTGACGTTCTGATTTATAACATAGATAATCATAGTTCTTTGACTTGCAACATCCAGTTCAGAAGGTTTTAAGCTTTAATAATCCATGTCTTATTAATATCCAATAAATTTTGATGGCTAAATATATGAATGTATGAAACAGAAACAAATAATTTGATATTTATACCGGTAATGATTCAACAACAATAAAGACAATTGTTGAATTAGTATAATCGTTGCCACGGTAAGAGGGAcgaccgaagaagaatctgaagatggggttTGTCTGCGATTACTTTCGtctcgtttcagaaaaagtgataatttcgccccgtttcaaaaaaagtgatactttcgattCGTTtccaaaaagtgatattttctcccatttcggAAGCAGAgtcaaagtatcactttttctgaaatggaatgtcaaagtatcacttttccaaaacggaaaattagtcgatccataaaccaaaatatggttgcatgatgtgtttTGCATCCTTTGTTGTGGTTTGCGTAAtgactatgcattcaattttcgagaattgtgcctaaagtgaagTAAAACTTTTCTTGAAActgagggagtacatcgttttattagctgcaacggaaaattagttgatgcataaaccaaaatatggctacataaaatattatgtatcctttgtggtggtttgtaaaatgaatatacatttaattttctaaaattgtgcctaaaatgataaatacctccgaatttttaaaaactctaaatttgatattgttgtttgtattcGTTGCGCAGATTgttttataacctttccaacgagataaaatttgtaaaatttctaggcaaggatttttagatatgttatattaaagtttgctttccaattatacTCCTATAAAAATAGGATACACAATGAGTTATAGTAATTAGACTAAAAGGGAGGGATAATTGTGTCAAGTGAAAAAGATTAACCATGGACActaaatccaatctttttgtgtcaattgatgaCTTAGATTTTACACAAAAGCGGCCATATAAGGTCCTCCATCGCTTCGCTAGGTCTGCCTAATTATACAGTTATTACCTCTAAAAGCATTTTCTCGATTACATCAACAGGACGCAACTCTTTCCCTAGATCTTAGATAAATGCCTCGACATGATGCAAGGATCCAAGGAAAACTGATACAAATAAAAATCATGTGGGATGTAAGAAACGCTCTCATAGCTTACGATGGACCAGATTTTCAATATATAAGTAAAACATTCAAATTTGGTTAATTTGAGAGTTGTACTGAAAAATGGAATGGTCACAAATAAATGTTATCATGCGAGCAACTTATTCTCAAGATGCTTCGTACTCAGgtcgaatcttcacaagtctcttcaattaatcaaaatatcCTACAAAATGTGGAATTGTCATGTAAGTATCACCAATGTTATTCAAATAACAAACATCATGGAGGATATGTTAGGGAGGAACAAATATTTGTACCGAGACTTGGAGAATCATGTTCTTTGTTATAAGTTTGACGTTTTGATTTATAACATGGATACTCATAGTTCCTTCTCTTGCAACATCCAGTTCAGAAGGTTTTAAGCTTTAATAGTACATGTCTTATTCATATCAAATAGGTTTTGATGTCTAAATATATGAACGCACAAATAAACAGAcaaattttttgatatttttactgGTAATgcttcaacaacaaaaaataaaattgttttgttatacaaaaattaccTCTAAAAGCACTTTCTCGATTACATCTCTAGGAAGCAACACTTTCCCTAGATCTAGGATAAATACCTCGACATGATGCAAGGATCCAGGGAAAACTGATACAACTAATAATCATGTTGAATGTAAGAAACGTTCTCACAACTGACGATGGACGAGAGTTTTAGTTTATACATGAAACATTCAAATTTAGTTAAATACAGAGTTGTACTGAAAAATGGAATGGTCACAGATAACAGTCTATCATGCGTGCAACTTAAACCCAAAATGCTTTGTACTCAGGTTGAATCTTTTCCAGGTCTCTACCCTTCAATCAAAATATCCTACAAAATGTGGCACTGTCATGTAAGCATCACCAATTTTATTCAAATATCAAAACACCATGGAGGATATTTTATGCGGGTACAAATGTTAAAATTTAGATCGGGAGAATCATGTTCTTTGACGTTCTGATTTATACTAAGGATAATCAAAGTTCCTTGTCTTGCAACATAAAGTTCAGAAGGTTTTAAGCTTTAGTAGTCCATGGCTTACTAATATCCAATAGCTTTTGATGGCTAAAGATATGAATGCatgaataaacaaaaaaaaaattgatatttaTATTGGTAATGCTTCAACAACCAAAAAAGATAATTATTTAGTTATAAAGACATTACCTCGAAAAGCATTTTCTCGATTCCATCTCTAGAAAGCAACTCTTTCCCTAGATTTGGGATAAATACATCGGCATGATGCAAGGATCCAGGGAAAATTAATACAAATAACAATCATGTTGGATGTAAGAAATGCACTCACAACTTACGATGGACGAGAGTTTTAATTTATAATTAAAACATTCAAATTTGGTTAAATACGGAGTTGTACCGAAAAATGGAATTGTTACAGATAATATATTATAATGCCAGCAACTTATTCCCAAGATGCTTCGTACTCAAGTCGAATCTTGTCCAGGTCTCTACCTTCAATCAAAATATGCTACGAAATGTGGCACTGTCATGTAAGTATCACCAAtgctattaaaataaaaaaacaccATGGACGATGTTTTATGCAGGTACAAATATTCATGCTGAAATTTGGAAAATCATTTTGTTCCTTATAAGTTTGCCTAAAAAAAGATCATTAAAATTATCAACACAACTGAATTACAAGACATAGACAAATATATGATAGAAAGAACATGGAATTTAATTGGAATCTTGAACATAAATTTGTAAaataaatgtccaaaaaggaacgCATGTCTCAAACACACGTATGATAAATCAAGTTCCCACGTCTCGTTGGGATATTCCTTGAGATTACCCAAAAAATATTACTGCGCCTGGGTATAAAACGGAGAAGCATGTGTGAGAAGCACGTATAATGATTCAGGACCCTGGATCTCTTTGAGATCCTCCCCGATATTAACACTTCGAGATCCTCCCTGAGATTTTAACTATGAAGGATGAGGTTATATACCATAACAATGAAAACCCTAGCTATATTTATATCTTCAAACTTTCTGCCGCGCCGCTCTGGCTCTCTTCTCTTTTATCTCCCTCCCTTTTTTCTTATGATGTTACTCCACTAATAACCACAAagccaaactcaaaatcaaaaatcCCTCATTGATTTAATTGTTGATATCATTACGATCTAGGGTTAGTTCTCACACCTTATGATGGACGAGAGTTTTAATTCATAAGTAAAACATTCAAATTTGGTTAAATACAGAGTTGTACTAAAAAATGGAATGATCACAGATAACAATCTATCATGCGTGCAACTTATTCCCAAGACGCTTCGTACTCAGGTCAAATATTGTCCAGGTCTCTACCTTCAATCAAAATATCCTACAAAATGTGGCACTGTCATGTAAGTATCACCAATGCTATTCAAATAACGAGACACCATGGAGGATGTTTTATGCGGGTACAAATATTCATATCGAGAACTGGAGAATCATGTTCTTTGACGTTCTAATTTATAACAAGGATATTCATAGTTCTTTGTCTTGCAACATCCAGTTTAGAAGGTTTTAAGCTTTAATAGTCCATGGCATATTAATATTCAATAGCTTTTGATGGCTAAAGAGATGAATGCAtgaataaacaaacaaaaaatttgaTATTTGTATTGGTAAtgcttcaacaacaaaaaaaaaataaaaattgtttcgTTATAAATATATTACCTCTAAAAGCATTTTCTCGATTACATCTCCAGGAAGCAACTAATTCTCTAGATCTGGGATAAAAGCCTCGGCATGATGCAGGGATCCTGGGAAAACtgatataaataaaaatcattttgAATGTAAGAAATGCTCTCACAACTTACAATGGACGAGAGTTTTAATCTATAAGTAAAACATTCAAATTTGGTTAAATATAGAGTTATACCAAAAAATGGAATTGTTACAAATAACAATATATCATGCCAACAACTTATTCCCAGGATGCTTCATACTCAAGTCGAATCTTGTCCAGGTCTCTGCTTTCAATCAGAATATCCTACAAAATATGGCACTATCATGTAAGTATAACCAatgctattaaaataacaaaacaCCTTGGAGGATGTTTTATGGGGGTACAAATATTCATAGCATGGAAAATCAAGTTCTTGCTTATAAGTTTGACATTCTGATTTATAGCATGGATAGTCATAGTTCTTTGTCTTGCAATATCCAGGTCAGAAGGTTTCAAGCTTTAATAATACATGACTTATTGATAAGCATGAATGTGCGAtgcattttaacccataaatacattagttgggactcattatatcactaataaacttgtttgtaggtatttttgggcaataaactcTCATGGAAAAAGCTACTCGAAACGTGGTATTTGGACCCCTAGAGAAAATTCCTAAAGGAACCCAGGATACACCCCATAAAAACTGTtgagaagcgccccagaagtacACCACCACCGTAGTCTTGATTTACTCTTGCGTAAAGGCACCAGAGGTGGTGGTCGTTGGCAGAGGTGGTAATCTTAATTTACTCTTGCATAAGAATATTATCAGCCTTGGATGGAAATATATACACCATCACCGTGCTGGAAAAGGAATATTaaaacagtcaaaagaaatttatgatgaaaccaatttcggtttcatctaaaTTTGGTGGacccgattttggtttcatttaATTTTgccttaattttttttgaaaattttcggtGAAACCAACGTTGTTGGTGATAAATAGAATTTTGTTGAAACAAGTAGGTTTCATCTGCACTGGATCAATATTTTTTGAGTTTTTATTGACGAAACTAAACTTAGATGAAATCAAAATCAATTAAACCAGTTTTAGTTTCATCAAAAAATTTTTTTAGTGATATAGAGATGGGTTTTTTGACGAAACCAAAcagttttttgatgaaaccagttttggtttcatcaaaacatTTTAAGTGATATAGAGATGGATagtttttatgatgaaaccaaactgtttttttgatgaaaccagttttagtTTCATCAATTTTTAGTACCGACGGTAATGATATTGGTGGTTATGGTGCTACCATGGGGggtgatggaggtggtggcggcTTGTGGTGGTTGGATTTGTTGgaggcggaggtggtggtggttttatGAATATTTGGTGGTAGTGGTTGGTGGCTGATGCTACTGTAAGTTGTTGGTTGTGGTAATGGCTCTGGgtgatggttggtggtggtggtatgtGTGCTGgt includes these proteins:
- the LOC113330077 gene encoding repetitive proline-rich cell wall protein-like, with the translated sequence MATMGASAASSITIFLVLFISLTFPSKTVANGYFYDSPPPPKPVYKPAPVYDPPTPVYKPPVYTPVYKPPVYKPPVYKPPVYIPVYKPPVYKPPVYKPPVYKPPVYTPVYKPPVYKPPVYKPPVYTPVYKPPVYKPPVYKPPVYKPPVYTPVYKPPVYKPPVYTPVYKPPVYKPPVYTPVYKPPVYKPPVYKPPVYKPPVYTPVYKPPVYKPPVYTPVYKPPVYKPPVYTPVYNPPVYKPPVYKPPVYKPPVYTPVYKPPVYKPPVYKPPVYKPPVYKPPVYTPTYKPPVYKPPVYKPPVYKPPVYTPTYKPPVYKPPVYKPPVYKPPVYKPPVYTPTYKPPVYKPPVYKPPTPIY